The Streptomyces pactum genome contains a region encoding:
- a CDS encoding MFS transporter has product MTETTVPSRPVRPAAPPPPALGGLGLFTVLLAAALPLIDFFIVNVALPAIGADLSASEAVLELVVVGYGVAYAVLLVLGGRLGDLFGRRRLFLGGMAAFGVTSLACGLAPDAWSLVAARVAQGASAAAMLPQVLATIQATTSGARRAKAMGLYGATAGLSMVAGQILGGLLVAADIAGTGWRSAFLVNVPVVLLGLLLAVRAVPETRATRPEPVDLPGTVLLAASLLTLLVPLTEGRAAGWPPWTWLSLAAFPFVAAAFYAVERGADRAGRTPLVPPSLFAITSLRRGLLLIVPFSIGFSGFMFVIAVALQRGAGLGPVDAGLALAPLAVVFFLCSLAGPRLVARYGTRVVPAGAVLQGVGLALMTLAAWRSWPDLGLVELLPGAAVAGAGQALQLPVVFRIVLSEVPPARAGVGSGVMITTQQSSLALGVATLGSLFLSLVPGLGMRDALITTLLVQLAAVALTGLLSLRLPRTLD; this is encoded by the coding sequence GTGACCGAAACGACCGTCCCCTCCCGTCCCGTCCGCCCGGCCGCCCCGCCACCGCCCGCGCTCGGCGGCCTCGGCCTGTTCACGGTGCTGCTGGCCGCGGCACTCCCCCTCATCGACTTCTTCATCGTCAACGTCGCCCTGCCGGCCATCGGCGCGGACCTGTCCGCGAGCGAGGCCGTCCTGGAACTCGTCGTCGTCGGATACGGGGTGGCCTACGCCGTCCTGCTCGTCCTCGGCGGCCGGCTCGGCGACCTGTTCGGCCGGCGGCGGCTGTTCCTGGGCGGCATGGCGGCCTTCGGGGTGACCTCGCTGGCGTGCGGGCTGGCGCCGGACGCCTGGTCCCTGGTGGCGGCGCGGGTGGCGCAGGGCGCCTCGGCCGCCGCGATGCTGCCGCAGGTGCTGGCCACCATCCAGGCGACCACGTCCGGTGCCCGGCGCGCCAAGGCCATGGGCCTGTACGGGGCCACGGCCGGCCTCTCGATGGTGGCCGGCCAGATCCTGGGCGGTTTGCTCGTGGCCGCCGACATCGCCGGCACGGGGTGGCGCTCCGCCTTCCTGGTGAACGTCCCGGTCGTGCTGCTGGGCCTGCTGCTGGCCGTCCGGGCGGTCCCGGAGACCCGCGCCACGCGCCCGGAGCCGGTCGACCTCCCCGGCACGGTCCTGCTGGCCGCGTCGCTCCTCACCCTCCTGGTCCCGCTCACCGAGGGCCGGGCGGCGGGCTGGCCGCCGTGGACGTGGCTGTCGCTGGCGGCGTTCCCGTTCGTGGCGGCGGCGTTCTACGCGGTGGAGCGCGGGGCCGACCGGGCGGGCCGTACGCCTCTGGTCCCGCCGAGCCTCTTCGCGATCACCTCGCTGCGGCGGGGGCTGCTGCTCATCGTGCCGTTCTCGATCGGCTTCAGCGGCTTCATGTTCGTGATCGCGGTGGCGTTGCAGCGGGGCGCGGGTCTGGGCCCGGTGGACGCGGGGCTGGCCCTGGCGCCGCTGGCGGTGGTGTTCTTCCTGTGCTCCCTGGCCGGCCCCCGGCTGGTCGCCCGGTACGGCACCCGCGTGGTGCCGGCCGGTGCCGTCCTCCAGGGCGTGGGGCTGGCCCTGATGACGCTGGCCGCCTGGCGCTCCTGGCCGGACCTCGGACTGGTGGAGCTGCTCCCGGGGGCGGCGGTCGCCGGTGCCGGGCAGGCGCTCCAGCTCCCCGTGGTCTTCCGGATCGTCCTGTCCGAGGTCCCGCCCGCCCGCGCGGGCGTCGGCAGCGGCGTCATGATCACCACTCAGCAGTCGTCCCTGGCCCTGGGTGTGGCGACGCTCGGCTCCCTGTTCCTGTCCCTCGTCCCGGGCCTGGGCATGCGCGACGCCCTGATCACGACGCTGCTGGTCCAACTGGCCGCGGTGGCGCTGACGGGGCTGCTGAGCCTGCGCCTGCCCCGGACGCTCGACTGA
- a CDS encoding glycine--tRNA ligase, producing the protein MAADKIDTIVSLSKRRGFVFPCSEIYGGQRAAWDYGPLGVELKENLKRQWWRYMVTSREDVVGLDSSVILAPEVWVASGHVATFTDPLTECTSCHKRFRADHLEEAYEEKKGRAPENGLADLNCPNCGNKGTFTEPKQFSGLLSTHLGPTQDSGSVAYLRPETAQGIFTNFAQVQTTSRRKPPFGIAQMGKSFRNEITPGNFIFRTREFEQMEMEFFVKPGEDEKWQEYWMEQRWNWYTGLGMREENMRWYEHPAEKLSHYSKRTADIEYRFQFGGSEWGELEGVANRTDYDLSSHAKASGQDLSYFDQEAGERWTPYVIEPAAGVGRAMLAFLLDAYIEDEAPNAKGKLEKRTVLRLDPRLAPVKVAVLPLSRNPELSPKAKGLAQALRQNWNIDFDDAGAIGRRYRRQDEIGTPFCVTVDFDTLDDNAVTVRERDTMKQERVSLDQIEGYLASRLVGC; encoded by the coding sequence GTGGCCGCCGACAAGATCGACACCATCGTCAGCCTGAGCAAGCGCCGTGGCTTCGTATTCCCGTGCAGTGAGATCTACGGCGGTCAGCGCGCCGCCTGGGACTACGGTCCGCTGGGTGTCGAGCTCAAGGAGAACCTCAAGCGCCAGTGGTGGCGCTACATGGTCACCTCGCGCGAGGACGTCGTCGGTCTCGACTCGTCCGTGATCCTGGCCCCCGAGGTCTGGGTGGCCTCCGGCCACGTCGCCACCTTCACGGACCCGCTGACCGAGTGCACCTCCTGCCACAAGCGGTTCCGCGCGGACCACCTGGAAGAGGCCTACGAGGAGAAGAAGGGCCGCGCCCCGGAGAACGGCCTCGCGGACCTCAACTGCCCCAACTGCGGCAACAAGGGCACCTTCACCGAGCCCAAGCAGTTCTCCGGCCTGCTCTCCACCCACCTCGGCCCGACCCAGGACAGCGGCTCCGTCGCCTACCTGCGGCCCGAGACCGCGCAGGGCATCTTCACCAACTTCGCCCAGGTGCAGACCACGTCGCGCCGCAAGCCGCCGTTCGGCATCGCCCAGATGGGCAAGTCCTTCCGCAACGAGATCACGCCCGGCAACTTCATCTTCCGCACCCGCGAGTTCGAGCAGATGGAGATGGAGTTCTTCGTCAAGCCGGGCGAGGACGAGAAGTGGCAGGAGTACTGGATGGAGCAGCGCTGGAACTGGTACACCGGCCTGGGCATGCGTGAAGAGAACATGCGCTGGTACGAGCACCCGGCCGAGAAGCTCTCCCACTACTCCAAGCGCACCGCCGACATCGAGTACCGCTTCCAGTTCGGCGGCAGCGAGTGGGGCGAGCTGGAGGGTGTCGCCAACCGGACGGACTACGACCTCTCCTCGCACGCCAAGGCCAGCGGCCAGGACCTCTCCTACTTCGACCAGGAGGCCGGCGAGCGCTGGACGCCGTACGTCATCGAGCCGGCGGCCGGTGTCGGGCGCGCGATGCTCGCCTTCCTGCTCGACGCCTACATCGAGGACGAGGCCCCGAACGCCAAGGGCAAGCTGGAGAAGCGCACGGTGCTGCGCCTCGACCCGCGCCTCGCGCCGGTGAAGGTCGCCGTCCTGCCGCTGTCCCGGAACCCGGAGCTGTCGCCCAAGGCCAAGGGCCTCGCCCAGGCGCTGCGGCAGAACTGGAACATCGACTTCGACGACGCCGGTGCGATCGGGCGGCGTTACCGCCGCCAGGACGAGATCGGTACGCCGTTCTGTGTCACCGTCGACTTCGACACGCTCGACGACAACGCGGTGACGGTGCGGGAGCGGGACACCATGAAGCAGGAGCGGGTGTCGCTGGACCAGATCGAGGGGTACCTGGCCTCCAGGCTCGTCGGCTGCTGA
- a CDS encoding zinc ABC transporter substrate-binding protein, translating into MNVRRRHISGIAVTAAATLGLGTLSACSGDSAAAGNTDKFDVVASFYPMQYLAEQIGGDHVNVTTLTGPGQEPHDLELSAKQTARMGEADAVLYLKSLQPAVDEAVAQADVKTKIDAATLTKLENHGNVEHDHAHGDEGHSEEEHAAEEHSEEAHSEEEEHALDPHVWLDPVKYAEVAEGVAKAFEKADPDNAADYRENADALAKKLAGLNTAFKDGLADTDTKVFFTNHAAFGYLAERYGLTQEAINGLDPESEPSPARIKELQDEAKADGVTTVFYETLVSDKTAKTLAKDAGLKTDVLDPLEGITDRSKGDDYFGVMEANLKALEAALGAK; encoded by the coding sequence ATGAACGTACGACGACGCCACATATCCGGCATAGCAGTCACCGCGGCCGCCACACTCGGCCTCGGGACCCTCTCCGCCTGCTCCGGCGACAGCGCGGCGGCGGGCAACACGGACAAGTTCGACGTCGTCGCGTCGTTCTACCCGATGCAGTACCTCGCCGAGCAGATCGGCGGCGACCACGTGAACGTCACCACGCTCACCGGGCCCGGCCAGGAGCCGCACGATCTGGAGCTCAGCGCCAAGCAGACCGCCCGGATGGGCGAGGCGGACGCGGTGCTCTACCTGAAGTCCCTCCAGCCCGCCGTGGACGAGGCCGTCGCCCAGGCCGACGTGAAGACCAAGATCGACGCGGCCACGCTGACCAAGCTCGAGAACCACGGGAACGTCGAGCACGACCACGCCCACGGGGACGAGGGCCACTCCGAGGAGGAGCACGCCGCAGAGGAGCACTCCGAGGAGGCGCACTCCGAGGAGGAGGAGCACGCCCTCGACCCGCACGTCTGGCTGGACCCGGTCAAGTACGCCGAGGTCGCCGAGGGCGTCGCCAAGGCCTTCGAGAAGGCCGACCCGGACAACGCCGCGGACTACCGCGAGAACGCCGACGCGCTGGCGAAGAAGCTGGCCGGCCTGAACACGGCGTTCAAGGACGGCCTGGCGGACACCGACACCAAGGTCTTCTTCACCAACCACGCCGCCTTCGGCTACCTCGCCGAGCGCTACGGCCTGACCCAGGAGGCCATCAACGGCCTCGATCCGGAGAGCGAGCCCAGCCCCGCCCGGATCAAGGAGCTCCAGGACGAGGCCAAGGCCGACGGCGTCACCACCGTCTTCTACGAGACACTGGTCTCCGACAAGACCGCGAAGACCCTCGCCAAGGACGCGGGCCTGAAGACCGACGTCCTCGACCCGCTGGAGGGCATCACCGACAGGTCCAAGGGCGACGACTACTTCGGGGTCATGGAGGCCAACCTCAAGGCGCTCGAGGCCGCCCTCGGCGCCAAGTGA
- a CDS encoding metal ABC transporter ATP-binding protein produces the protein MSDEPVISLRGVRAELGSRPVLRGIDLTVGRGEVVALLGANGSGKSTAVRTVIGQVPVTAGEVELFGTPRRRFGDWARVGYVPQRTTAAGGVPATVTEVVSSGRLSRARFGVLRKADHEAVRGALGLVGMADRAKDSVNALSGGQHQRVLIARALASEPELLIMDEPMAGVDLASQEVLADTLREQVAAGTTVLLVLHELGALEPLIDRAVVLRDGCVLHDGPPPKAVGQHALPGHDHVHPHAPAGAEPIRTGLLS, from the coding sequence GTGAGCGACGAGCCTGTCATTTCCCTGCGCGGCGTCCGCGCCGAACTCGGCTCACGCCCCGTCCTGCGCGGTATCGACCTCACCGTGGGACGCGGTGAGGTCGTGGCGCTGCTCGGCGCCAACGGCTCGGGCAAGTCCACGGCCGTGCGCACGGTCATCGGCCAGGTGCCGGTCACGGCCGGCGAGGTCGAGCTGTTCGGCACCCCGCGGCGCCGCTTCGGCGACTGGGCGCGCGTGGGCTACGTCCCGCAGCGCACCACGGCCGCGGGCGGTGTCCCCGCCACGGTGACCGAGGTGGTCTCCTCCGGCCGCCTCTCCCGCGCCCGCTTCGGCGTGCTGCGCAAGGCCGACCACGAGGCCGTACGCGGGGCCCTGGGCCTGGTCGGCATGGCGGACCGGGCCAAGGACTCGGTGAACGCCCTCTCCGGCGGCCAGCACCAGCGGGTGCTGATCGCCCGCGCGCTCGCCTCCGAACCCGAGCTGCTGATCATGGACGAACCGATGGCGGGCGTCGACCTGGCCAGCCAGGAGGTCCTGGCCGACACCCTGCGCGAGCAGGTCGCGGCCGGCACCACCGTCCTCCTCGTCCTGCACGAGCTGGGCGCCCTGGAGCCCCTGATCGACCGGGCCGTGGTGCTCCGCGACGGCTGCGTCCTGCACGACGGCCCGCCCCCGAAGGCCGTCGGCCAGCACGCGCTGCCCGGCCACGACCACGTACACCCGCACGCACCCGCGGGCGCCGAACCGATCCGCACGGGACTGCTGAGCTGA
- a CDS encoding LysE family translocator, with the protein MSIAFLLTTLVVVATPGTGVVYTLAAALSRGRRASVVAALGCALGIVPHLLATVTGVAAVLHASATAFQVLKYAGVAYLLYMAWATLRDKEALTVRDERAAPVPAGRVILRGVLINILNPKLTLFFFAFLPQFVDPGQAGALPRMLVLGGVFMLVTFVVFAAYGVLAASVRSHVISRPRVMAWLRRSFAGSFVALGAKLAFTAR; encoded by the coding sequence ATGAGCATCGCCTTCCTGCTGACCACCCTCGTGGTCGTCGCGACCCCCGGCACCGGGGTCGTCTACACCCTCGCCGCGGCCCTCTCGCGCGGGCGCCGTGCGAGTGTCGTCGCCGCTCTCGGGTGCGCGCTCGGCATCGTGCCGCACCTGCTGGCCACCGTCACCGGGGTCGCGGCGGTGCTGCACGCCAGTGCCACCGCCTTCCAGGTCCTCAAGTACGCCGGCGTGGCCTACCTGCTGTACATGGCGTGGGCCACCCTCAGGGACAAGGAGGCGCTCACGGTGCGCGACGAGCGGGCCGCTCCCGTCCCGGCGGGGCGGGTGATCCTGAGGGGTGTGCTGATCAACATCCTGAACCCGAAGCTGACGCTGTTCTTCTTCGCCTTCCTGCCGCAGTTCGTGGACCCGGGGCAAGCCGGCGCCCTGCCGCGCATGCTGGTGCTGGGCGGCGTGTTCATGCTGGTGACCTTCGTGGTGTTCGCCGCGTACGGCGTCCTGGCCGCGTCCGTGCGCAGCCACGTCATCTCCCGGCCGCGGGTGATGGCGTGGCTGCGGCGGAGCTTCGCGGGGTCGTTCGTGGCGCTCGGGGCGAAGCTGGCGTTCACCGCCCGGTGA
- a CDS encoding metal ABC transporter permease produces the protein MEILNYAFMQRALLAAVLVGITAPAVGIYLVQRRQALMGDGIGHVAMTGVGLGFLLTWSPVWMATLVSVLGAVLMELIRWYGKTRGDIALAMLFYGGMAGGVMFINLAPTGSNANLTSYLFGSLSTVSESDVTAICLLAAFVVLVTLGLRRQLFAVSQDEEFARVTGLPVRALNLLTAVTAAVTVTVAMRVVGLLLVSALMVVPVAAAQQLTRSFAATFAIAVAIGVSVTIGGTVTSYYQDVPPGATIVLLTIGAFVLLTVLAAPLARRRARELRAAQPATDPTECKIPATRGAADEVGV, from the coding sequence ATGGAAATCCTGAACTACGCCTTCATGCAGCGGGCGCTGCTGGCGGCCGTCCTGGTCGGCATCACCGCCCCCGCCGTCGGCATCTACCTGGTCCAGCGCCGCCAGGCCCTCATGGGCGACGGCATCGGCCACGTGGCGATGACCGGCGTCGGCCTCGGCTTCCTGCTCACCTGGTCCCCGGTGTGGATGGCGACCCTGGTCTCCGTACTCGGCGCGGTCCTCATGGAGCTGATCCGCTGGTACGGCAAGACCCGCGGCGACATCGCCCTCGCCATGCTCTTCTACGGCGGCATGGCCGGCGGCGTGATGTTCATCAACCTCGCGCCGACGGGCTCCAACGCCAACCTCACCTCGTACCTCTTCGGTTCCCTGTCGACGGTGAGCGAGTCCGACGTCACCGCGATCTGCCTCCTGGCGGCCTTCGTGGTCCTGGTCACCCTCGGCCTGCGCCGCCAGTTGTTCGCGGTCAGCCAGGACGAGGAGTTCGCCCGGGTCACCGGCCTGCCGGTGCGCGCGCTGAACCTGCTGACGGCCGTCACCGCCGCGGTGACGGTGACGGTCGCGATGCGCGTCGTCGGGCTGCTGCTGGTGTCGGCGCTGATGGTGGTCCCGGTGGCCGCCGCGCAGCAGCTCACCCGCAGCTTCGCCGCCACCTTCGCGATCGCCGTCGCGATCGGTGTCAGCGTGACGATCGGCGGCACGGTCACGTCGTACTACCAGGACGTGCCGCCCGGCGCGACCATCGTGCTGCTCACCATCGGCGCGTTCGTCCTGCTCACCGTGCTGGCGGCGCCACTGGCCCGGCGACGCGCGCGGGAGCTCAGGGCGGCGCAGCCCGCCACGGATCCGACGGAGTGCAAGATTCCGGCCACCCGGGGGGCCGCCGACGAGGTCGGCGTCTGA
- a CDS encoding Fur family transcriptional regulator, protein MTTAGPPVKGRATRQRAAVSAALQEVEEFRSAQELHDMLKHKGDSVGLTTVYRTLQSLADAGEVDVLRTADGESVYRRCSTDDHHHHLVCRTCGKAVEVEGPAVEKWAEAIAAEHGYVNVAHTVEIFGTCADCANASGG, encoded by the coding sequence GTGACGACCGCTGGACCGCCCGTGAAGGGCCGCGCCACCCGGCAGCGGGCCGCCGTGTCGGCGGCCCTCCAGGAGGTCGAGGAGTTCCGCAGCGCTCAGGAGCTCCACGACATGCTCAAGCACAAGGGCGACTCGGTCGGGCTCACCACGGTCTACCGCACCCTGCAGTCCCTCGCCGACGCCGGTGAGGTCGACGTGCTGCGCACCGCCGACGGCGAGTCCGTCTACCGACGCTGCTCCACCGACGACCATCACCACCACCTGGTCTGCCGCACCTGCGGCAAGGCGGTCGAGGTCGAGGGCCCGGCGGTGGAGAAGTGGGCGGAGGCCATCGCCGCCGAGCACGGCTACGTCAACGTGGCGCACACGGTGGAGATCTTCGGCACCTGCGCGGACTGCGCGAACGCCTCCGGCGGCTGA
- a CDS encoding helix-turn-helix domain-containing protein: protein MTTTAQETAPHSRPRDEGSAVRRHELAAFLRSRRERIAPEQVGLPRGRRRRTPGLRREEVAQLSAVGVTWYTWLEQARDIQVSVQVLDALARALLLDPTERAHLFQLAGAVDPTPATACPSVTPALRSVLEQFEPYPACVQNSRYDILAHNRTYGLLLCDLEAVPPEDRNCMVLSFTHDEWRSSIVHLEETQRVMAARFRASMATHLGEPAWKMLLKRLSAQSPDFREAWDRHEVVAHRGKRKEFLNRYVGRVRVDHTDLWLGPGAGPRMVTYVPADEASRERLERLHAIALERGPTSPG, encoded by the coding sequence ATGACGACGACAGCCCAGGAGACGGCCCCGCACTCCCGGCCACGCGACGAGGGCTCGGCGGTCCGGCGGCACGAACTCGCCGCCTTCCTGCGCAGCCGCCGCGAACGCATCGCCCCCGAGCAGGTCGGGCTGCCCCGCGGCCGTCGGCGCCGTACACCGGGGTTGCGGCGCGAGGAGGTCGCCCAGCTCTCGGCCGTCGGCGTCACCTGGTACACCTGGCTGGAGCAGGCCCGTGACATCCAGGTCTCCGTGCAGGTCCTCGACGCCCTCGCCCGCGCCCTGCTGCTCGACCCCACCGAGCGGGCCCACCTCTTCCAGTTGGCCGGAGCGGTCGACCCGACGCCCGCGACGGCCTGTCCGTCCGTCACCCCGGCGCTGCGGTCCGTGCTGGAGCAGTTCGAGCCGTACCCCGCCTGCGTGCAGAACAGCCGGTACGACATCCTCGCCCACAACCGCACGTACGGGCTGCTGCTGTGCGACCTGGAGGCGGTGCCGCCCGAGGACCGCAACTGCATGGTCCTGAGCTTCACCCACGACGAGTGGCGCTCCTCGATCGTCCATCTGGAGGAGACCCAGCGGGTGATGGCCGCCCGCTTCCGCGCGTCGATGGCCACTCACCTCGGCGAGCCCGCCTGGAAGATGCTCCTCAAACGGCTGAGCGCGCAGTCGCCCGATTTTCGCGAGGCCTGGGACCGGCACGAGGTCGTCGCGCACCGGGGCAAGCGCAAGGAGTTCCTCAACCGGTACGTCGGCCGGGTCCGCGTCGACCACACGGACCTGTGGCTCGGCCCCGGCGCAGGACCCCGGATGGTGACCTACGTACCGGCCGACGAGGCCTCCCGGGAACGGCTGGAGAGGCTGCACGCGATCGCTCTGGAGCGCGGGCCGACATCGCCGGGGTGA
- a CDS encoding isoprenyl transferase has translation MAVRGFLGRQRREYRTPEQHPSGARPPNLGELVPEHVAIVMDGNGRWAKERGLPRTEGHKVGAERVLDVLQGAIEMGVQNISLYAFSTENWKRSPDEVRFLMNFNRDFIRKTRDQLDELGIRVRWVGRMPKLWKSVAKELQVAQEQTKDNDRLTLYFCMNYGGRAEIADAAQALAEDVRAGRLDPSKVNEKTLAKYLYYPDMPDVDLFLRPSGEQRTSNYLLWQSAYAEMVFQDVLWPDFDRRDLWRACLEFASRDRRFGGAIPNEELLAMEGRVEESSSPS, from the coding sequence ATGGCCGTACGCGGGTTCCTGGGGCGTCAGCGCCGGGAGTACAGGACGCCGGAGCAGCACCCGTCCGGCGCGCGGCCCCCGAACCTCGGTGAGCTGGTACCGGAGCATGTGGCGATCGTCATGGACGGCAACGGGCGCTGGGCCAAGGAGCGCGGGCTGCCCCGCACCGAGGGGCACAAGGTCGGCGCCGAGCGGGTGCTGGACGTGCTCCAGGGCGCGATCGAGATGGGCGTGCAGAACATCTCCCTGTACGCCTTCTCCACCGAGAACTGGAAGCGGTCGCCGGACGAGGTGCGCTTCCTGATGAACTTCAACCGGGACTTCATCCGCAAGACCCGCGACCAGCTCGACGAGCTGGGGATCCGGGTGCGCTGGGTGGGACGGATGCCCAAGCTGTGGAAGTCGGTGGCCAAGGAGCTCCAGGTCGCCCAGGAGCAGACCAAGGACAACGACAGGCTGACCCTGTACTTCTGCATGAACTACGGCGGGCGTGCCGAGATCGCCGACGCCGCGCAGGCACTCGCCGAGGACGTGCGGGCCGGGCGGCTCGACCCGTCGAAGGTGAACGAGAAGACGCTCGCGAAGTACCTGTACTACCCGGACATGCCGGACGTGGACCTGTTCCTGCGCCCGAGCGGGGAACAGCGGACGTCGAACTACCTGCTCTGGCAGAGCGCGTACGCCGAGATGGTCTTCCAGGACGTCCTGTGGCCCGACTTCGACCGGCGCGACCTGTGGCGGGCCTGCCTGGAGTTCGCCTCCCGGGACCGGCGGTTCGGCGGGGCCATCCCGAACGAGGAGCTCCTCGCCATGGAGGGCCGCGTGGAGGAATCGTCCAGCCCGTCCTGA